CCGCTGCATCCGGAATGGCCATGCGGGTGCTGTTCCTGGCGTGTCTTGCCGTGCTGGCGGTCGCCTACGTCTACCGGGCGCCACTGGGGATCGTCATCGACCGGCAGCATATCCAGCAGACCCTTGGGGGGCACAGGCAGACGGCCCACTTCGACATCTACTACGATCTGAACACCATTTCGGCCTGGAACATCGATCTCATCGCCCGGGACCACGAATATCAACTCGCCCGGGTCACAGACTACCTGGACGTGCGGCCTCCGTCCACGCGCATCGCCTCGTACATCTATGCCCACGCAGACCAGAAGAAACGGCTCATGGGCGCCCGGCATACCTCCATGGAACGCCCGGGGGCGGATGAAATGCATCTCAACAACGCGTCATTTCCCCATCCCGTGCTGAAACATGAACTGGTGCATGTCGTGTCCGCCGCTTTCGGAAACGCACTCTACGGAGGCAGCTACTGGATAGGATTCCACGAAGGCCTGGCCGAGGCGGTGGACTGGCAGGATGCCCCCATGAACCCGCACGAGTGGAGCCGCGCCATGCGCGAGCTTGGCCTCGCGCCGCCTCTGGAGAACCTGCTGAGCATGACGGGATTCTGGACGGCCGCATCCTCGCGCAGTTACACGCTCTGCGGATCTTTCGTTCGCTTCCTGATCGAACGCCATGGCCTGTCCGCATTCAAGAAGGCCTTTCCTGAAGGCGCCGTGGAGGAAGCCTACGGCCGGACTACGGCGGAACTGATCGCCGAGTGGGAGACCTTCGTGGATGGCATTCAATTGCGGGAAGACCAGCTCCGCATCGCCCGCCAGCGGTTTATTCGACCCGCCATTTTCAGGCGGCACTGTCCCCACGAGGTGGCCGCTTTGAACGACCGGGCCTGGCAGGCCTACAATGCGCGCCGGTATTCGGAGGCCGTGCGTGATTTCGACCGCGTGCTCGAGTTGGCGCCGGAGAATCCTTCGGCCCTGAGAGGTCTGCTGTACGGGACCTACCGGCTGGCGGACTACGAACGGACCGAGTCGGCCGCCTTGCTGATCGAGCGGCCGGACCAGACCGTCGGGCTGCTGGCGGACGCCCACCTGGTCCGGGGTGACACGGCCTGGAAGACGGGAAGAATTGACGATGCCAGGCGCAGCTACGAAGCGGTCGTGGACCTGCAGGCATCGGACGATATGTCGCGCGGTGCGTCCATCCGGATGGAGGTGCTCGACCGGGAGCCGATCAGGGATACGATCATGGCCTACCTGACCGCCGTAAGTGGCCATTGGCGCCTCGTCCTGTCCGTGCGGGACACGGGCGATCTCGCGCCTGACTACGGGGCAGGCTACTACCTCTTGGGCCGCTGGCTGTTCCTCTCCGGATCCTATGAACAGGCGTTGAAATATCTGTCGAAAGCCGATGCGCTCGGACTCCCGGGCGAACTCGTGCGACAGGAAAGCCTGCGGCTGGAAGCCATGGCTTACTTCTACCTGGAGCGTTACGAACAGTCGGCCGAGACCTTCGGACGCCTGGCAGCGCTGGCCGGCTCAGGCGGCGTGGCGAGGACATGGGAAGCGTGGATAGACCGGTGCCGGTGGTATCGGGAGACAGAATCGGAAGCTTCAAGCGTTGAAGCGGATGCGGAAGTGCCTGATCGTTGAGACGGTCGCCGCGGTGTCGGCTACCATCCCGATATGGACTGGTTCAGGATCTCCTCGGCCATTTTGTCGATCGCGGTTTCGATGGCCGGCTCCCGGTCGGTTTCCGTACCCGTATCTATCGCGTAGTCGCCAAAGGTCCGCAGCTGCCTTTCCTCCCAGACCACTTCCTTCTTGTCCACGGTTTCAAAACGTACGTCCACCACGATCCACAGGCGGACTTCCCGGGCTGTCGTTCCCTCGGAGAACGCCACGGACTCCTCCTGTATATCGGTGATCACCCCGATGATGGCCGCGTCCGCCTGTCGGATGCCCACGATCCGGTACTCGCCATTGGTGAGAAACTGCTCGATGACGGTATCCGTCAGGGTCTCCTCGATACCGGGCTCCACCGTGGTGTTCTCGAAAAGCGGTATGACGATATCGCGAATGTCCCCGGAACGCGATCCTTGTGACGTGGAGTAGTAGCACGCGGTGATCATCATGAAGACGCAAAGGAACGCGTTCCGGGGACATTCGCGATATCGTCATACCNNNNNNNNNNGAACGCGATCGGAAAGACGATAGGGTTGGGTCGTGGTCTGATCATGTCGTTCTCCTGGATGGCCGCGGCTCAGTCTCGAGCGCGGCTTGTCGCGCGCTCCAGTGCCTGCCCATTCAATTGTACACGCGTTTCAGGTCGATGCCGCGATAGTAGTGCTTCAGGATCCTGTCGTACTTGTATCCTTGTCCGGCCATCCCGATGGCGCCCATCTGGCACATGCCGATGCCATGACCGTACCCGCCGCCTTCCGCCACGACGGTGTTGGTCCTGAACTTCAGGTCGAATTTCGTGCTGCGGAGCATCGGTTGGCCTCGGACCGGCCGCCGCAAAGCGGAACGTATCTGCCCGCCGCGCAGTGTTGTCGTACCGTGATTCGATTTGATCTCGAGCAGTTGGACGCGCCCGGTCGGGGATCGTTTTTTTATGGACATATCGCGCAGGGAAAACTCACCCCTCTTGCGTGGATCCAGGCCGGGCAGCCTCGTCGCCAGGATGTTCTCCAGCGTCTTCTTGTTCCACTCTACCTGCCACGTATAGACCGGCGAATGCCGGCAGAAGTCGCCGCTTCCCCGGTCCCGGTCCCGCACGGAGCGCAGGTACGGAATGGGCTTGCCCCCCCAGCCGTCCTCGATGGATTCGGTTTCGCCCGCGCAGGTCGAGGAGTACTGGGCGGCGATCGGTTTGTCTTGGTAAGTGGCGATCACACCGCGCGTTTCCGAAATCGCCCGGTCGGCGACGGGCCATTCCGCGCTATAGCCGCGGTATACCTGGTCGGCCACGGTACTGTACAGGTCGAATCCCAGGGCTTTGCGCCTGCCCAGGTTCGACACCGTATACGTCCGGGCCGCTATGGCCTGGGCTTTCAGAGCCTCGATCCTGGCTTCCCCCAGCTTGCCGATTTCCGGTGGAACGACCCCGCGCAGGTAGTTTTCCAGATCGAGGATGTTCACGACGGTCAGTTTGCCGTTCTTGTTCGAAACCACCTCCATCGATCCGCGGTACTCCCTTTCCGTCACCCTGATCCGTCCTTCCCGCGCAAGCGGGCTTACGTGGATCGGACCGGTGTACAGCCCCTGGGCGGCGCCCCCTGGAGCGGACACGTCGATCCAGGCGCCTTTCGCCTGCATTTTCCAGATCTGCCCGGAGGACGAGGTGCCGATCACTTCGCCGCTGGACCGGTCCACGACCCGAAAGCGGCCTGTTCCGGTCATACTTGCCGTGTCCCTGTGCACGAGCAGACCGATCCGGATCACTGGGAGTTGGCCGGGCCGGAAGGCCTCTGAGGCCGTGGCGGCTTCGGAAGGAGCCGGCGGCGTGGTACGACCGGACGGAAGCGGCCTGCCGGCGCAGCCGAGGATCACGAGGAGTGATATAAAAACCGGTAACCACGCGGCGCTACCGGGGATTCGCACCGGGATGCCGGGGATTCGGATTTCGCTGTTCCCCATATCTGTTATGCGCAAATGCATCGGAGGTGTCCTATCCAATCCTCTTCATCCGGGCAGGCATATGCGGATTCTCCGTGCCAATCCTCTTCAACCGGGCAGGCATATTTTCCCCAGCACTGCCGGCCGGTCCGCTCCCGTGGCACCCGGCAGACTGCCCGGTCGGGCCCGGACGGTCTGGTGGGCAAGAATGGCAAAAGCCACGGCTTCCTTGGCGTCCGACGAAAGGCCGTGATCGTCCGATGTCGACACCGCGACGGGAGACAGGACCCGGGCGAGTCGCTCGAGCAGGAACGCGTTCTTTGCGCCTCCCCCGCTCACAATCATTTCGTCCATGCGGGTGACGACGGGTTCGACGAACCGGCGGCATGCGTCCTTTATGGAACGAATGGTGATTTCCGTGGCGGTCGCAAGCAGATCCTCGGCATTGAGTCCGGCTTCCCGGCCCTCGCGGACCAGGACCTCCGCGCAGCGGACGCCGAACAACTCCCTGCCGGTCGACTTGGGCGGGGGCCGCTCGAAATAGGGCATGGACAGTGCGCCTGTCACCAGGTTTTCGGAGGGCTTGCCGCGGCGCGCCCCCGCGCCGTCCGGGTCCATGGCCTGCCCCGTTTCCGACAGGGCGACGGCGTCGATCAGCATGTTGGCCGGGCCCGTATCGAACGCCATGACCTCTTCGGGTTTCGAGCCAGCGGGCAGCACGGTGAGATTCGCGATGCCTCCCAGGTTCAGGAGCCCCCGGGCTTTGACGGGGTGCCTGAAGAGCAGGTAGTCCACGTAGGGTACGAGCGGGGCGCCCTGGCCGCCCCGGGCCACGTCTGCTGCGCGGAAGTCGCCGACTGTCACCACGCCGGTCCGCTGCGCGATCACCGAAGGATCGCCGATCTGCAGCGTCGCTCCCGTTTCCACGCCGAATCGCGCTGACCGTTCGGGGAGATGGTGGACCGTCTGGCCATGGGACCCGATCAGATCGATCTCCGCCATGGACAATCCGGTGGATTCGGCCGCGGAAATCGCCGCCCTGGCAAAGAGTTCCCCCAACTCGAAATGCAGTCGGCCGAGTTCGTCGATTCTGCCGGTATCCGGATCGGAAACCTCCATCACGCGATCGCGCAGGCCGGGCGGAAAGGCTACCGTGTCGAAGCCGAGCACGTCCAGGAAGAGTCCGTCGTCCTTTTCGCGCAAGTGTATCAGGGCGGCGTCGATCCCGTCGGCGGACGTTCCCGACATCAGCCCGATGATCCGGCGGTCCTGGGCGTTCTGGAATCCTGATAACACGTCAGTTTAGCCTCGCGCGGCTGCCTCGGTCACTGGTCGTCCATGCATTCCGGTCGCCGAATTCGCTGCTGAAATATGCCCCGCCACCCGTCCGATGTCAAGCCGGTTGGCTCAGTTCCGTACGCGCACGTCAAGCCGGTCGGCGCGACCCGAAGACGCATCCCGCAACGGCGCCCGGACTACGACTGGCATTCGAAAAATCCGTTGCTAAAATACGTCCGTATCGTATTATAGCCGGTATACGACACATCCCTGATTTCTTTCCGGTTCCGCCTGCTCGAAGTCGAAACCATGTTTACGAAATTGCAAAGCGAGGAGGATACTCATGACACCTATGACCCGGTTCCGGTGGATCGTCTATGCGGCTGCCGTCGCCCTGATCGCACCGTTCCAGGGCCCCGCACTGGGCCAGAACCACGCGCCGAATCCCTACACCGCGGTAGAAGGCATATGGGGCAAGCTGGGCGGGGACAGGACCTGGGGATCCACGAGCGCGGTCTTCCCGGCCCAGGACGGCAGCGGGAACATCTGGGTGGCGGAAAGATGCGGCCAGAACTCCTGCGTCGGCAAAGAAGACGTGCCGCCGATCCTGCTCTTCGACAGCGACGGCAACTTGCTGAAAAGTTTCGCCGCGGGCAAGTTCGTCTGGCCCCACGGCATCTTCGTGGACTCGGAAAACAACGTATGGGTGACGGACGCCCGGGGTGGTGTAGGCATCGGCCACCAGGTACACAAGTTCAGCGAGGACGGAGAATTGCTGATGAGCCTGGGCATTGCCGGAGTCGCGGGCGAAGGGGACGGCATCTTCAACCAGCCCTCCGACGTCCTGGTGGCGCCTGACGGCAGCATTTTCGTGGCGGACGGGCACGGTTCCCGCGGAAACAACCGCATCGTCAAGCTGGCGCCGAACGGATCGTTCATCAAGGCCTGGGGCGAGACGGGACAGGCGGCCGGCGAGTTCCGGGATCCCCACGCTTTGGCCATGGACTCCCAGGGACGGCTCTACGTCGGCGACCGGGGCAACGCCCGGATCCAGATCTTCGACCAGAAGGGTGAATACATCGCCACATGGACCCAGTTCGGCCGTCCGAGCGGCCTCTTCATCACCGCCGCCGACGTGCTCTACAGCGCCGATTCCGAATCAAACGCGACCTGGGGCAACAACCCGGGCTGGAAGCGCGGTATCCGCGTCGGCAGCATCAAGGACGGCGGCTTCGTGTCGGCCTTCATCCCCGACCCCGTGGTGGACGCCGATAACGCCGGGACGACCGGCGCGGAAGGCGTTGCCGTGGACGCCATGGGCAACGTGTACGGCGCGGAGGTCGGACCCCGCATGTTGAGGAAGTACCTTTTATCCGGCGAGTAGTGCGAACACCGATCGGTCCGTTGGACCGGTTCGTCGAACAGGCCGGATCGTAACACAAGGAGGCGCGGGCCGTGAGGGGCTAAGTCACGGTCCGCGCCTTTTGTCATTCTTCTTCGTAAATCGCCTCGCCCCGGCTCAGCCGCAGCGCGATCTGCGCGGTCTGGTTGAGGGCCCGTTGCGTCGGGGCGTGGGCGGCGAGATACCGGGCGGTGGCGATCAGCACGTGGCCGGCCTCGGCGCTTCCCTCAAGTTCCTCGTACTGGCGTATGCCCGCCTCCAGCATCTGGAAGCTGTGAAACTCGGCGTCCTCCCGCAGCAGCGAGACCGCCAGCGTGCGGAACAGCCGGTCTACCGGGTGCCCGTCGGCCAGGTAGCGGTGGACCAGCCGGGCGGCCGGTTCCACCTGCTGCTGCGTATCCAGTTCATTCAGAAAGGCGTCCAGGATCTCGTCGGTCTCTCCGGCCAGGCCGGCCGTGGCCTTCTCATCCGGCAGCCGCGCGGGCGGCACGTTGAGGAAGCGGTCCAGGTACACCGCCATGGCCCCATGAAACACGCCGCGGACCAGTTCAGGGGAACCCGTGCGCTTCAGGGCCTGGTGCAGGGCGTTGGCGTAGGTAAAGGTGTGCAGCACGGTGATCCAGTCGTTGAACTCGTTCTGGGTGTGGAAGCGGGCGATGCGCAGCGCGGCGGCGTAGGTGACCGCCTGGCTGAGCTGCAGCGGCGTCACGCCTTCGCGCAGGCGGTCCAGCATGGTGTCCACCGTGGCCTGGGGGTCCTCCCCGAGGATCACTTCGGCCAGCTCTCCGGGACCTTCCCAGGCGTGACCGTTCGACGTTGAGGCCAGTGCGCCGGGCAGCGCGTCGTTCGCCCCGCGCAGGATGGCCGCCAGGTCGACGGGGTGGCGCCACGCGTTGGTCTCTTCCCCGCGTTGCGCCGCACATAGCTGGCGCACCAGGCTGGGCAGCACTTCTCCGGCGTGTTCCCAGCCGATATGATCCAGCAGCTCCGAGGCCTTGTTGATGAAATCCGCTACGTGGCCGCCATCCAGGAACACGTGGTCCGTGGCGGCGGACATCATCATGTCGACCAGGACCGCGGGGTCACTGTCCATGGACGCGGCGGTGAGCAGGCAGCGCGTGGCGCCGTCCGTATCGCGCACCTCCACGAAGCGGCGGAACCAGCGCTTCAGCTGTTCGATCGACAGGTTTTCGGTATCCAGCGGCTGCAGGTCGAATCTCGGCGGCTCCCCGTTGCTGTCGCGGGCCACGTGCGTCAGTCCCTGGTAAAGCGGGAGGATCTGCTCGTCCTTCGGCAGGTATTCGCACAGGTTGGTCATGGCGGTCAGGATGGTCAGGCCGGGCCCCCATCCGGACGACCTGTACCGCACCCCGTACCGGCCGCCGGTCTCGGCGATATCCTTGTAGGACACGCCCGATTTCAGCAGGGTGATCACCGCTTTGGCGTTGACCAGCGAGATATTCTGCTCCAGGCCCTCCCTGAGGCGGTTGCGCCAGTATTCCGCGTCGCCGGACCGGTCTCGCGAACCCGATACCCACACGTCCCCGTTTCGAATCTCGACCGCGAACACCGGCACGTCGTCGGCAAAGAGATCGAAGGTGCAGCCGCTCTCCAGGTCGAAATCCGCGTGGTGCCAGTGGCAGGTGAGAATGCCGTCTTTGATCGTGCCCCGGTGCAGCGGGAAACCCATGTGGGGGCAGCGGTTGTCCACGGCGTGGACCTGCCCGTCGCCGTGGTGGAACACGGCGATCGGTCCGTCGTTTCCGCTGACGACCATGCTCCCCTTTTCCTTCAGTTCGTCCACCGAAGCCACCCGGATCGGGTCGCGCAAGGCCGTCTCACAGATGCCGTTCATGAGAACCCGGCCTCTAGTGCAGCGTCGAGCGCGTGTTGAACCACGGTCCGCCCCCGNNNNNNNNNNCGTGATTATGCGTTGTATCCACAATAAAATATAAGCGTTTTCATCCAATTTAAGTAATCAAAGAAATATGTCAATATAATTATTTATAAAATATATTTATTTTTTATTGTACCATATTTTGGATAATGCTTTACAATACAGTCAAGATTGCGCCAGCGTACAATCCAGGGCGACCGCACCAGCGTAATTTGTGGATGCAGGGATACACACAGCGGATACACGCAGATACGCGGAACAGACGCTCGCCCGCACAGCATTTACAACCGCTTCATTCGCAGAGCATGACCATCGCGGAGCGTGACCATGCCACAACGGGAAGGCACTACACGCCGACAGATCCTGGAGTTGCTCAAACGCCGGGGCGACATGACGGCCGGTCAACTCGCCGGGGAAATAGGGATCACTTCCATGGGTGTTCGCCAGCACTTGAGCAGCCTGGAGCGCGACGACCTGGTCGAGACACGGGTCGTGCGGCAGGACCGCGGCAGGCCGGCGCACTATTTCGGCCTCACGAAGGAGGCGGAGCACCTGTTCCCGGCACGATACGGCCAACTCGCGGTGGAGCTGCTCGAGCAGATTGCCGAAACCGACGGACCGGAGAAGGCCGACGCCCTCCTGGCACTGCGCACGGAGCGTCTCGAGCAGGCTTACAACCAGCAGATGGCCGGGCAGGCCCTTGCGGAACGGGTGCGCGTCCTCGCCGAAATCCGGGACCGGGAAGGATACATGGCCGAATCGGTTACGGACGGCGATGAATACATCCTGGTGGAACACCACTGTCCGATTTACGAAATAGCCCGCCGTTTCCCCAGGGTCTGCCAACTCGAACAGGAATTGTTCGAACGGACCCTGGATGCGGGGGTGCGCCGGGACGAACACAAGATACTAGGAGACGACCGGTGCCGGTACCTGGTCCGAAAGCGTGATTGACGGCCAGACACTGGTACCTGGTCCGAAGCGCGATTGAGGCCGGCTAGCAGTACCTGGTCCGAAAGCGCGACTGAAGGCCAGACACTGGTACCTGGTCCGAAAGCGCGACTGACGGCAGGCTAAAGGCATCTCGCCACAAGTCCGATTGACGCCGATTTCCGGCCTCCATGATGCGGGGCGTTTCCCATGAGCAAACCCAGGATCTGGTACCTGCCGACGCCGTCCCATACCGCCGGGGTCTTCAAGGAGGACACCCACAGGCGGTTACTCGCGGGCTTCGGCGTGGTTGCAAACGATACGGACCGCGCCGTGACGGCCGCCGAGGTGGAAGAGGGAATATCCGAATTCGACGGCCTGGTCACCGGCTGGGGTGTATTGCCGTTGACCGAAACCGCCCTGGAGCGGGGAAGCCGCCTGAAGATCATTGTCCATTCCGCGGGATCGGTCAAGTACCTGTTCACCCCGGAGATGGTCGCAGGACACTTGGTGCCCAGGGGGATCCGCGTCGTCAGCGCACGGGGCGCCATCGCCCTGAACGTGGCGGAACACGCGGTCGGCGCGCTGATCATGATGAGCCGCCGGTGGATCCACGACGCGCTCAACATCCGGGACCGGGGCATGTGGCGGGACCCGGACCAGGCGTGGTCGAACCAGTTCCTGCGCGGCGCCGTGGTGGGCATCGTCAGCGCCAGCATGGTGGGACGGGAGGTGATTCGCCTCCTCCGGCCCTTCAACGTCCGGATGCTCGTCTACGACCCCTACCTGAGCGATTGGGACGCCGGTCGCATGAACGTGGAGCGCGTGGACCTGAATACGCTGTTCGAGGCGTCGGACATGGTGACCATTCACGCGCCGTTCATCCCGGAGACGGACCGCATGATCGGCGCGGAACAGCTGCGGCTCCTGCGGGACGACGCCGTGCTGGTCAACACCTCGCGGGGCTCTG
This is a stretch of genomic DNA from Gemmatimonadota bacterium. It encodes these proteins:
- the lptE gene encoding LPS assembly lipoprotein LptE, producing the protein MMITACYYSTSQGSRSGDIRDIVIPLFENTTVEPGIEETLTDTVIEQFLTNGEYRIVGIRQADAAIIGVITDIQEESVAFSEGTTAREVRLWIVVDVRFETVDKKEVVWEERQLRTFGDYAIDTGTETDREPAIETAIDKMAEEILNQSISGW
- a CDS encoding SpoIID/LytB domain-containing protein, encoding MTGTGRFRVVDRSSGEVIGTSSSGQIWKMQAKGAWIDVSAPGGAAQGLYTGPIHVSPLAREGRIRVTEREYRGSMEVVSNKNGKLTVVNILDLENYLRGVVPPEIGKLGEARIEALKAQAIAARTYTVSNLGRRKALGFDLYSTVADQVYRGYSAEWPVADRAISETRGVIATYQDKPIAAQYSSTCAGETESIEDGWGGKPIPYLRSVRDRDRGSGDFCRHSPVYTWQVEWNKKTLENILATRLPGLDPRKRGEFSLRDMSIKKRSPTGRVQLLEIKSNHGTTTLRGGQIRSALRRPVRGQPMLRSTKFDLKFRTNTVVAEGGGYGHGIGMCQMGAIGMAGQGYKYDRILKHYYRGIDLKRVYN
- a CDS encoding tetratricopeptide repeat protein codes for the protein MILDKSFITRILRGRPYLAVTAVLTIAAVAMTQMPLVDDLGFEFAFLTAFIATFAVGLMTIHLVAGWRSDRGQHPHGQPTRMQPTRMQPTRLSAMLVLLFGLSLSTLLLPMAVMFVKSWISGFCNVPEGLAFYLLLPGISVLWSTAVALVCVLAVERRLRASLLFLGVMFVSIGISLYRLATQPPVFVYNPIIGYFPGPIYDEVVVITTTLLTARAIVLVSVLAMAAGLYLCFDPSTWKLRPARLLAFRGGNPDGGRAASTGSATPGESATLPQTPTPAASGMAMRVLFLACLAVLAVAYVYRAPLGIVIDRQHIQQTLGGHRQTAHFDIYYDLNTISAWNIDLIARDHEYQLARVTDYLDVRPPSTRIASYIYAHADQKKRLMGARHTSMERPGADEMHLNNASFPHPVLKHELVHVVSAAFGNALYGGSYWIGFHEGLAEAVDWQDAPMNPHEWSRAMRELGLAPPLENLLSMTGFWTAASSRSYTLCGSFVRFLIERHGLSAFKKAFPEGAVEEAYGRTTAELIAEWETFVDGIQLREDQLRIARQRFIRPAIFRRHCPHEVAALNDRAWQAYNARRYSEAVRDFDRVLELAPENPSALRGLLYGTYRLADYERTESAALLIERPDQTVGLLADAHLVRGDTAWKTGRIDDARRSYEAVVDLQASDDMSRGASIRMEVLDREPIRDTIMAYLTAVSGHWRLVLSVRDTGDLAPDYGAGYYLLGRWLFLSGSYEQALKYLSKADALGLPGELVRQESLRLEAMAYFYLERYEQSAETFGRLAALAGSGGVARTWEAWIDRCRWYRETESEASSVEADAEVPDR
- a CDS encoding Rieske 2Fe-2S domain-containing protein, coding for MNGICETALRDPIRVASVDELKEKGSMVVSGNDGPIAVFHHGDGQVHAVDNRCPHMGFPLHRGTIKDGILTCHWHHADFDLESGCTFDLFADDVPVFAVEIRNGDVWVSGSRDRSGDAEYWRNRLREGLEQNISLVNAKAVITLLKSGVSYKDIAETGGRYGVRYRSSGWGPGLTILTAMTNLCEYLPKDEQILPLYQGLTHVARDSNGEPPRFDLQPLDTENLSIEQLKRWFRRFVEVRDTDGATRCLLTAASMDSDPAVLVDMMMSAATDHVFLDGGHVADFINKASELLDHIGWEHAGEVLPSLVRQLCAAQRGEETNAWRHPVDLAAILRGANDALPGALASTSNGHAWEGPGELAEVILGEDPQATVDTMLDRLREGVTPLQLSQAVTYAAALRIARFHTQNEFNDWITVLHTFTYANALHQALKRTGSPELVRGVFHGAMAVYLDRFLNVPPARLPDEKATAGLAGETDEILDAFLNELDTQQQVEPAARLVHRYLADGHPVDRLFRTLAVSLLREDAEFHSFQMLEAGIRQYEELEGSAEAGHVLIATARYLAAHAPTQRALNQTAQIALRLSRGEAIYEEE
- a CDS encoding hydroxyacid dehydrogenase — protein: MSKPRIWYLPTPSHTAGVFKEDTHRRLLAGFGVVANDTDRAVTAAEVEEGISEFDGLVTGWGVLPLTETALERGSRLKIIVHSAGSVKYLFTPEMVAGHLVPRGIRVVSARGAIALNVAEHAVGALIMMSRRWIHDALNIRDRGMWRDPDQAWSNQFLRGAVVGIVSASMVGREVIRLLRPFNVRMLVYDPYLSDWDAGRMNVERVDLNTLFEASDMVTIHAPFIPETDRMIGAEQLRLLRDDAVLVNTSRGSVLDHDALYEEAKTGRIQVQLDVTTPEPLPPDHRLRPLPNVVITPHSSGAGAFGHLEIGEITLSALECFFGEKEPVPGEVDLAHWALIA
- a CDS encoding anhydro-N-acetylmuramic acid kinase, translated to MLSGFQNAQDRRIIGLMSGTSADGIDAALIHLREKDDGLFLDVLGFDTVAFPPGLRDRVMEVSDPDTGRIDELGRLHFELGELFARAAISAAESTGLSMAEIDLIGSHGQTVHHLPERSARFGVETGATLQIGDPSVIAQRTGVVTVGDFRAADVARGGQGAPLVPYVDYLLFRHPVKARGLLNLGGIANLTVLPAGSKPEEVMAFDTGPANMLIDAVALSETGQAMDPDGAGARRGKPSENLVTGALSMPYFERPPPKSTGRELFGVRCAEVLVREGREAGLNAEDLLATATEITIRSIKDACRRFVEPVVTRMDEMIVSGGGAKNAFLLERLARVLSPVAVSTSDDHGLSSDAKEAVAFAILAHQTVRARPGSLPGATGADRPAVLGKICLPG
- a CDS encoding peptidyl-alpha-hydroxyglycine alpha-amidating lyase family protein gives rise to the protein MTPMTRFRWIVYAAAVALIAPFQGPALGQNHAPNPYTAVEGIWGKLGGDRTWGSTSAVFPAQDGSGNIWVAERCGQNSCVGKEDVPPILLFDSDGNLLKSFAAGKFVWPHGIFVDSENNVWVTDARGGVGIGHQVHKFSEDGELLMSLGIAGVAGEGDGIFNQPSDVLVAPDGSIFVADGHGSRGNNRIVKLAPNGSFIKAWGETGQAAGEFRDPHALAMDSQGRLYVGDRGNARIQIFDQKGEYIATWTQFGRPSGLFITAADVLYSADSESNATWGNNPGWKRGIRVGSIKDGGFVSAFIPDPVVDADNAGTTGAEGVAVDAMGNVYGAEVGPRMLRKYLLSGE
- a CDS encoding transcriptional regulator yields the protein MPQREGTTRRQILELLKRRGDMTAGQLAGEIGITSMGVRQHLSSLERDDLVETRVVRQDRGRPAHYFGLTKEAEHLFPARYGQLAVELLEQIAETDGPEKADALLALRTERLEQAYNQQMAGQALAERVRVLAEIRDREGYMAESVTDGDEYILVEHHCPIYEIARRFPRVCQLEQELFERTLDAGVRRDEHKILGDDRCRYLVRKRD